Proteins encoded within one genomic window of Burkholderiaceae bacterium:
- a CDS encoding Shikimate kinase I, producing the protein MRGIALIGLPGSGKSTVGRQLARRLQFPFVDVDHAIERRLGCSIRAYFESEGEQSFRDIEESVLDELTLAHAGVLSTGGGAVLRTANRDRLRQRTQVIYLRSSPDDLFRRLRHDTRRPLLQVGDPLARLRDLYAQRDPLYRETAHFVIETGRPSVATLVNMIVMQLELAGIVPPR; encoded by the coding sequence GTGCGCGGCATAGCCTTGATCGGGCTGCCCGGCTCGGGCAAGTCCACCGTCGGGCGCCAACTGGCACGGCGGCTCCAGTTTCCTTTCGTCGATGTCGATCACGCGATCGAGCGCCGTCTCGGTTGTTCGATTCGCGCCTACTTCGAGAGCGAAGGCGAGCAGAGCTTTCGCGACATCGAGGAGTCGGTGCTCGATGAATTGACCCTCGCGCATGCCGGTGTGCTGTCGACCGGCGGCGGTGCGGTGCTGCGCACTGCGAACCGCGACCGGCTGCGCCAACGCACGCAGGTGATCTACCTGCGCTCGTCGCCGGATGATCTGTTCCGCCGTCTGCGGCACGACACCAGGCGTCCGCTGCTGCAGGTCGGCGATCCGCTTGCCCGGCTGCGTGACCTGTATGCACAGCGCGACCCTTTGTACCGCGAAACCGCGCATTTCGTGATCGAGACCGGCCGCCCTTCGGTGGCCACGCTGGTCAACATGATCGTGATGCAGTTGGAACTCGCGGGCATCGTTCCTCCACGCTAG